The Cerasicoccus sp. TK19100 genome window below encodes:
- a CDS encoding stage II sporulation protein M — protein sequence MIIDLKRFISTRRSEWDECERTLDRMEDEPRLRLSIEEAQRFHYLLERVAADLNQINTAAADPAIRAYLESLLSRGYSEVQETQRLPVFRVMAYWLAFTFPQTVRRHFGALKLVLFAFFAGVFFGGFALMLDPEAKPVIIGFDHLMGSPSERVAEEEANRGSNLEDGKSTFSAFLMTHNIKVSIFTLALGMTFGIGTIINLFYNGVILGAVGFDYVLAGETKFLCGWLLPHGSIEIPAILLAGQAGLVLGQALLFRDGDKGLVSRMRAIRKDLLTLIGGVAVMLVWAGIVEAFFSQYHEPVLPYSVKIGFGMVQLIGLIAFLMFAGRKHTLSLNEEEPK from the coding sequence ATGATTATCGACCTCAAGCGATTTATCAGTACCCGCCGTTCCGAGTGGGATGAGTGCGAGCGTACGTTGGACCGGATGGAGGATGAGCCGCGTCTGCGGCTGAGCATCGAGGAGGCCCAGCGATTTCACTACCTGCTGGAGCGCGTGGCCGCGGACCTAAACCAGATCAACACCGCTGCGGCTGACCCCGCGATCCGTGCGTATCTGGAATCACTCCTCTCGCGGGGCTATAGCGAGGTGCAGGAGACGCAGCGCCTGCCGGTGTTTCGCGTAATGGCCTATTGGCTCGCGTTTACTTTTCCGCAGACGGTGCGCCGCCACTTTGGGGCGCTCAAGCTCGTGTTATTCGCGTTTTTCGCGGGGGTGTTTTTTGGTGGTTTTGCCCTGATGCTGGACCCTGAGGCCAAGCCGGTCATCATCGGTTTTGACCACCTGATGGGCTCGCCCAGCGAGCGTGTCGCGGAGGAGGAGGCCAACCGCGGCTCCAACCTGGAGGACGGCAAGAGCACGTTCTCGGCCTTCCTGATGACGCATAATATCAAGGTCTCGATTTTCACGTTGGCGCTCGGGATGACTTTTGGCATCGGCACCATCATTAACTTGTTTTACAATGGCGTCATCCTTGGCGCGGTGGGCTTTGACTACGTACTGGCCGGCGAGACGAAGTTTTTGTGTGGCTGGCTGCTGCCGCACGGCAGTATCGAAATCCCGGCTATCCTGCTCGCTGGCCAGGCCGGACTGGTGCTCGGGCAAGCGCTGCTGTTTCGCGATGGCGACAAGGGGCTCGTCAGCCGGATGCGAGCCATTCGGAAAGACTTGCTGACGCTGATCGGTGGCGTCGCAGTCATGCTCGTATGGGCCGGTATTGTTGAAGCTTTTTTCTCGCAATACCATGAGCCGGTCTTGCCGTATTCGGTTAAAATTGGCTTTGGCATGGTTCAGCTCATCGGGCTGATCGCGTTCTTGATGTTCGCCGGGCGTAAGCACACCCTGTCACTGAATGAGGAGGAGCCGAAATGA